The Leishmania major strain Friedlin complete genome, chromosome 23 nucleotide sequence CGCTGGACTGGGGCTTTACAGCCGAAAAAGAAGCGAAGGAGCGCGACCCCGCCTTTAtcgagcggcagcagcggcgcgagaAGCAGCATGAGCGCATGTGCTACTGCTACTGGACGATGCTGCAGTGGGCACTGCAGTACAGCGCCGGCATTGTGGAGCACTGGGGCTGCTACTACCCGTACGGCAGGGCGCCCCCCTTGTCAAAGCTTGCCACATACTGCGGTGTGCTCACCTACAACGCACTCGGGGAGATTGCGCGACGGCGAGTGGAgacgagcaccgccgctgggCGCGTCACGAGTAGCATCGATGGCGAGGTCGAAAACGCcaccgaggaggaagacgatgacgacggcaTGGACGGGCTTCCGACGTTAGCGCTGCAGGCCGTGGAGGCTGGCACGGCGGTGGTCGATGCTGCAGAGCGAGGCAAGCCGACGGATGTgatggtgcagctgctcatcCTTATCCCTCCGCGCagtgtggcgctgctgcccactGTCTTTCGGCATAACTACAAGGAAGTCGAGGCGTCTGTGCAAGCACccgtggagcagctgaacCTAGTGTCCATCGGTGCCTGGTGcgaggagaagaagcgcTCGCTTAGCGAGGAAGAGCGGACGCGCTTCACGGCATACCAGTTCTTCGCCTCTGACGCCGAcctcggcaccgccgcggccccgtTTCCCGCGCGAGACATCGCCTTTACCGCCTATTGGAACGGCCCTGCCGTCGAGATGGAGTTGGCAGCGCTTCGGGTGAGCAAGAAGGCAGCAACaagtgctgccgccggcatcaCCTTCACGGCCGGCGCCACGTCATCCACGTCGGCGGCGGGACTGCAGAGTAAGGCCGCCTCCTTTTTCAGCATGGGTCGTCGGCCGACTTCCGGCACCTCAAGCaatggcggcgcagcagcactctTGGCAGCAATCAACATCACTAACGCACgtgcctcgccgccaccggtgccGGCCACGGCGGAGATTGCGACTCCACTCGAAGAGACGCCTGTAAGCCCGTCGACTGAAGCAACTccggcactgcagcagcaaaaTCAGCCCGTAAAGCTGCAGCACCCAGCAGGCGACTACGTACTCTGGGTAGCCCCATGCGACGCTCTGCAAGACGCGCTGATGATCAAGGCGCTGGGTACGATGCACGGGAACCGCTTCTGCGTGGGCAGCTACGTGCCGCTTGTGGAGCAAGACGCTGTACTCAGTCGCAGCGGTGGGCCACGGCaggaggtgcggctgcagtTCCGCCTGGCTGTGGCCCCAATGATCACGGACACAACGTACGGGACGCGCCTGCTGTCGGGGTACGAGGAGCCGGCGGAGGTGGGCATGCGCGAGCGGATCGCGGAGGCGAGAAAAGAGGAGGCCGACCGGGCCGATCCGTGGAAGCAGCTGGACGAGATGCAGACGCGGCGACAGGAACGCAAGCGTGCCCGCGACGTCGGGAACGAACCCGCGTCTAGTGAAGGGGAGCTAGACGGCGACCTTGCtctcgctgcaccgccgagcgccggcgacgatggCCAGGTGCCTCAGGAGGTAGAGCcgcaggagcggcggccgccgcaacAGGTGACGGTTGACACTGTGGACTCTACAGTGCAGGTGACCGATGGTGAAGCGCTTCTGAAACTTCGCAAGGAGgaagcgcggcgacggtTAACTGCCTTGAAGGCTGCTCGACaggccgcgcagcaggatAAGTGATGCACCTACCGCCATGCTCGGAAGGCGTGCCTTGGATAGCGAACGCGAATAATCAACTGttgctcgctcgctctctaCCTACCGcttcctcatcctcctcaGCAGTTGAGTGCACCAGTCCCTACGgaatgagcagcagcaaagcaGCCACGCTCGTACACGCAGTCAAGTGGACGggcgcgacagcggcgggAGGGGTGGGCAGCAACCGAAACAGGAGAGCAAAGGTGGATTAGCTGAAGTATATCAAAGGCCTTCAGTCGATTACGGGTGCGCGCACTAGCGTACCATCCACTGTCGCCTCTGCTAGGCAAGTACGCGTGAGCAAGACGGGGAGAAAGGGTGTAAGTGTTGCTGTGCGTCACACAGGAGGCAGCCAGGGCGTGTGCTGGGTGAGCCACTGGGACCGCACGTTCGACTCGCATGGGAGACGAAACAACGGTGGCGCACCACTCAAGCATGAAAGAAAAAGATACAGTCGAAGGCGggcgcgccgtcggcatTCTGCGCAGGCACAGTCGTGCATTCGCCTCACCCCCACCCGTACGTTTGCTCgcttgccctcctcccttcccccccccttcccatGCCACCTGGCATCCGTttctgctgccctcctcgcccctGCCCGCCCGCCTGCCTACCTCTCCCTGTACGTGTGTGAGCGTCTCGACTGCGATATGGGTCATCACCGTgaaggcacacgcacgtagaCGTACGCACGCGTTTCTCCTTCATATCTTCTTTCCGTgagtgggtgtgcgtgcgtgcatcgcTCTTTGATTGTGTCTGTGCCTCATCACCGCGCCGGTTGTGTGATGGTTTCGGTTGTCGCCCTTTGCCTCCCTTCGCCATCTCTAATCACCTTCACCTACGCATCTCGTCTGCGTCCGCCCgctcgcccccccccccgactctctctctctcgttgtcGCGCTGGggaaaaaaaacagaaggTGCAGATACACACGACACGTTGCATCCGCTGCTCTTTGCCGCTCCCCTGCCTCCCTTTCGTTCCGCCCCGTTTGCCCCGACCGCTCTCGCGTCGTGCTTGCCTCCGTCGGCTTGCGTGTTTATGTCGCTGCGCCTTCTTCCTTGTAGCTCGGTCGACGCCTGCGATGCAGCGCTCTCGGCTGTCGTATGTATTCACCGGCTGTGGTGCGGCGGGTGCTCGCTGGTAGCAGCAACGTCCTCatggagagggaaggggggaggcgctggcgctgatTCGCCGGATGTGGAATACGCATGGGGAGCCGCAGCGCGACAAGGttctgcgctgcggcgaaggggcgcttcgcctctccccgccgctgccaccagcaccagcggtgTTTGCTTGCCCTTCGCTGCTTGAGCCTACCGCTTGCTAGGCGCGGTGTTCATTGGTACGGCCCCCGGCCGAGTGTCCGTCCCCTTTCCAAGAAGCGTGGTGCCTCATCGAAAGCCTGAGCAGCATTCCGCTGAAGGGGGATACGGAGGTgcggcgaggtggaggcgtggctgctgcagaaTGAACCGCCGGACATTTGCACGCAGGCGAGCGAACGACTCTGGCGGTACAAGGTGAGCAGCTTGATCTTTCCCAAGGATGTTCCGCCAGAGTGGAGTATCGGGGCTGCACTAGATCATTCACGGCGTGGACAACATATCATGGCGCCATAGCGGCGAGGCTGTGCAGACGGCTCTGCGGCCGGTTGAGTCCCTCACCGTGTCGCAGGGGGGGCTCCACCGCTTAGCGAGCTCCCCGTTTGCTACCAGCTCGGCACCACACTTCCGTGCAagacgacggcgtcgcgcgCTGCTGTAAGACGGCTATTTGAGGTGCCGTGTGTCGTGGGAATGGCGGACTCGAAGCACTTCATGCTCACGACACCGAAGCGCCCCTTTGCGTACGCCCTGTGCGAAGTGGACAGCGCACGTAGAAGGCGGCGCTTGTGTGCggctgtgcctgtgtgttaTTTCTTTCCGTTGTGTGtagaaggagggggagggaaacTGATGGGGCAAGAGATGGGGAGAAGGCCTGACCGTCTTTCTGCCTCACAATCTTCCCCGCTGCCCTGGGTCGCCCTTCCccgtatatatatatatatgtgtgtgtgtgtgtgtgtgtgtgtgtgtgtgttatgTCGAACTCTCACCCACTCGGACTGCCACGCATAAGACGCAAAGGACgcaagaaggcgaaggaagagagacggagaa carries:
- a CDS encoding putative 5'-3' exonuclease XRNC → MGVPLLLTWLRKRFADCFMPADSAVTDYIRESTDNLFIDLNSFLYQAATIITATHRSLRFNSVDEVENAVLRKLFDLLDDLVMNLVQPKALVYIAVDGVSPLGKMSQQRARRRRGARRQPSASPSSPFHHHEPAGNINDLWDSNCISVGTRFMAKVTEALHFYAVSRTERINAKRLREEQVRIDKADASVDSAASDSAGAPYVFPFISIIVDDVLRPGEGENKIAEFIRRIRADPSYGPNTSHVICSSDTDVTVTSLILHEPRIHVLRYEPPVSLGGKLPMKPQPPPQHHHHHRSHHQHVRFSSHPHRGSGPSSHGLRRVDGRNGHAHHGAPRPSPGHGASAAAQPPPPKDSWLSTFFSIHVFRQRLREILHLSPGSDATSAVAGAAVSPVDAEEAALSFEHSLHDVVFVLLLFGNDFLPTIGGSIQEGTLDALLSLLATDFVPRGRTLVDPATNRIQYASARYLLSCLAELPGNAKKGGSGGRLQVHNGGSDALDWGFTAEKEAKERDPAFIERQQRREKQHERMCYCYWTMLQWALQYSAGIVEHWGCYYPYGRAPPLSKLATYCGVLTYNALGEIARRRVETSTAAGRVTSSIDGEVENATEEEDDDDGMDGLPTLALQAVEAGTAVVDAAERGKPTDVMVQLLILIPPRSVALLPTVFRHNYKEVEASVQAPVEQLNLVSIGAWCEEKKRSLSEEERTRFTAYQFFASDADLGTAAAPFPARDIAFTAYWNGPAVEMELAALRVSKKAATSAAAGITFTAGATSSTSAAGLQSKAASFFSMGRRPTSGTSSNGGAAALLAAINITNARASPPPVPATAEIATPLEETPVSPSTEATPALQQQNQPVKLQHPAGDYVLWVAPCDALQDALMIKALGTMHGNRFCVGSYVPLVEQDAVLSRSGGPRQEVRLQFRLAVAPMITDTTYGTRLLSGYEEPAEVGMRERIAEARKEEADRADPWKQLDEMQTRRQERKRARDVGNEPASSEGELDGDLALAAPPSAGDDGQVPQEVEPQERRPPQQVTVDTVDSTVQVTDGEALLKLRKEEARRRLTALKAARQAAQQDK